A single window of Mycobacterium sp. ITM-2016-00318 DNA harbors:
- a CDS encoding glutamine synthetase family protein: protein MTQTVHSSANGERVQPDAEHALRSGLDDGSLTEIEIAWSDPFGHAQGKRIPAPQFLNRALGTGFAFCEASLAWDTAGTVIDSLRLTNWSGGYPDVYAIPDFATYKPLPWRAGVGHVISDIVAHDRSPSLLDPRAVLKRVLTRLASLGYTAKVGVEFELYLLNADGSAFQEDIHAYSLENANALDPILTDLYETLSAFTALEGIQTEYGPGQIETNLVYTDALAAADDAARLKYAAKEVARRHGKLASFMPKPFTEHSGSSQHIHISLWRGDEPAFAPDDGTENEVTLHAIAGLLEHLPSITLFGAHTVNAYRRFTPDSFAPATVTWSRDNRSAAVRSLIEHDPAATRIELRSGGSDANPYWLIASALAAVVAGLEAKRNAPPALGGNLYTEGVPLPESLGVAIELATRDDTILEILGADSVLDFASLARSEWVEYSNEVSDWERRRYLSSS, encoded by the coding sequence GTGACGCAGACCGTCCATTCGTCCGCGAACGGCGAGCGCGTCCAACCGGATGCCGAGCACGCGCTGCGCAGCGGACTCGACGACGGGTCGTTGACGGAGATCGAGATCGCCTGGAGTGATCCCTTCGGCCACGCTCAAGGCAAGCGGATCCCGGCACCGCAGTTCCTGAACCGGGCGCTCGGCACCGGATTCGCCTTCTGCGAGGCGTCGTTGGCGTGGGACACCGCAGGGACGGTGATCGATTCACTTCGGCTGACGAACTGGAGCGGTGGATACCCCGACGTCTACGCCATCCCGGACTTCGCGACGTACAAGCCGTTGCCGTGGCGGGCCGGGGTCGGTCACGTCATCTCCGACATCGTCGCCCACGACCGCAGCCCGTCGCTTCTCGATCCGCGGGCGGTCCTCAAGAGAGTGCTCACCCGCCTTGCATCGCTGGGCTACACCGCCAAGGTCGGCGTCGAGTTCGAGCTCTACCTGCTCAACGCGGACGGCTCGGCGTTCCAGGAAGACATCCACGCCTACTCGTTGGAGAATGCCAACGCCCTCGACCCGATCCTCACCGACCTCTACGAAACGCTGAGCGCATTCACGGCCTTGGAAGGCATCCAAACCGAATACGGCCCTGGTCAGATCGAGACGAACCTGGTCTACACCGACGCTTTAGCGGCCGCCGACGACGCGGCCAGGCTCAAATACGCCGCGAAGGAAGTGGCACGCAGGCACGGCAAGCTCGCCAGCTTCATGCCCAAACCCTTCACCGAGCATTCGGGAAGCTCGCAGCACATCCATATCTCGCTGTGGCGCGGCGACGAGCCGGCGTTCGCCCCCGACGACGGCACCGAGAACGAGGTGACCCTGCACGCCATCGCGGGCCTGCTCGAGCACCTGCCATCGATCACCCTGTTCGGCGCGCACACCGTCAACGCGTACCGGCGATTCACCCCCGACTCGTTCGCACCGGCGACCGTGACGTGGAGCCGGGACAACCGCAGCGCCGCCGTGCGGTCCCTGATCGAGCATGATCCCGCAGCCACCCGTATCGAGCTGCGCAGCGGCGGATCAGACGCCAACCCGTACTGGTTGATCGCCTCGGCGCTGGCCGCGGTCGTCGCCGGCCTGGAAGCCAAACGCAACGCCCCGCCCGCGTTGGGCGGCAACCTCTACACCGAGGGCGTACCGCTGCCGGAATCACTCGGTGTGGCAATCGAACTCGCAACTCGTGACGACACCATCCTGGAGATCCTCGGAGCCGACTCCGTCCTCGACTTCGCATCGTTGGCCCGCAGCGAGTGGGTGGAGTACAGCAACGAGGTCAGCGACTGGGAACGCCGGCGCTACCTGAGCAGCTCGTGA
- a CDS encoding LLM class flavin-dependent oxidoreductase, with protein MTAPRFGVWAPVYGNHGARHHPHDAPDASYRRTRDLLLRAERAGFDSTLLAEHVIHPSNTEDDVLETWSTIAALAEATSRIELIGAVKPLLFNPLVFAKIAANVADIADGRLAVNLVTGWFLPELEGLGLDPLDHDDRYAYSRKWIGVVTELWAGKHVSIGDRDGQPALIRPVPADPPLLYVGGESEPGRALAADNADVFFINGRPFPDTIEVIEDLRARPRDGAPLRFGLSAFVIARDTEAEAIAELEYLQALSDAETRPEISGGTDPKTQMYKVLSGTRRIGSNGGTLAGLVGRYEQVIERIEAYHDAGIELFMLQFQPIEAEVDRFADKIIPHFR; from the coding sequence GTGACCGCTCCGCGGTTCGGCGTGTGGGCCCCCGTTTACGGCAACCACGGCGCCCGGCATCATCCGCATGACGCGCCCGACGCGAGCTATCGGCGCACCCGCGACCTGCTGCTGCGGGCCGAGCGGGCTGGCTTCGATTCGACCTTGTTGGCGGAGCATGTCATCCACCCCAGCAATACCGAAGACGATGTGCTGGAGACGTGGTCGACGATCGCCGCGTTGGCCGAAGCCACCTCACGCATCGAATTGATCGGCGCGGTCAAACCACTGCTGTTCAATCCGTTGGTGTTCGCGAAGATCGCCGCCAATGTCGCCGACATCGCCGACGGGCGACTCGCCGTCAATCTCGTCACCGGCTGGTTCCTGCCGGAGTTGGAGGGATTGGGCCTCGACCCGCTCGATCACGACGACCGGTATGCCTACTCGAGGAAATGGATCGGTGTCGTCACCGAACTGTGGGCGGGCAAGCATGTTTCGATCGGTGATCGCGACGGCCAGCCCGCCCTGATCCGTCCTGTGCCCGCCGACCCGCCCCTCCTGTATGTGGGCGGTGAATCCGAGCCGGGCCGCGCCCTGGCCGCCGATAACGCCGACGTCTTCTTCATCAACGGCCGCCCGTTCCCCGACACGATCGAGGTCATCGAGGACCTGCGTGCTCGGCCTCGCGACGGTGCACCCCTGCGATTCGGGTTGTCCGCATTCGTGATTGCGCGCGATACGGAGGCGGAAGCGATCGCCGAGCTGGAGTATCTGCAGGCCCTCTCCGACGCCGAGACCCGCCCCGAGATCTCCGGCGGCACGGACCCGAAGACCCAGATGTACAAGGTGCTTTCGGGCACCAGACGCATCGGCTCCAATGGCGGCACGCTGGCCGGCCTTGTCGGCAGGTATGAGCAGGTGATCGAGCGCATCGAGGCGTATCACGACGCAGGCATCGAGCTCTTCATGCTTCAGTTCCAGCCGATCGAGGCCGAAGTGGACCGGTTCGCCGACAAGATCATTCCCCATTTCCGATAA
- a CDS encoding acyl-CoA dehydrogenase family protein, translated as MTVTRDAVAPRRPFNGKPLGGTVKQRLARLPEVVAALREDDPAAERERVLQYDAVESLWRTGVLNLRVPTEFGGPGGKARDVLSAVIQIGRGSSNVAQALRSHFGFSERLLSNRATRQEAEEWFPRVHAGLIVGNAITDAAGKAPSSADTKVLPDTDGVLRLNGYKFYSTGTLFADVIAVSALDALGRDVQAIIPAGRPGVELFDDWDGFGQRTTASGGTRFTEVEVHPHEVVTVSDGNTLGHVTAFLQLYLASVAVGIAYSVFDDAVQYVRTKARPASHSIADSAATDPFVLEAVGEISASAASAEAIVLAAADAIDQLVDSRRQGDPDAVAEVAVTVARAQLVAERLTISAAGRLFDTGGASATARALNLDRHWRNARTIAGHSPLAYKAYTAGDYAVNGTWPAANGYF; from the coding sequence ATGACCGTCACACGCGATGCCGTCGCACCGCGACGCCCGTTCAACGGCAAGCCGCTGGGTGGGACAGTCAAACAGCGATTGGCGCGGTTGCCCGAGGTCGTCGCCGCCCTCCGCGAAGACGATCCCGCCGCCGAACGCGAACGGGTTCTTCAGTACGACGCCGTCGAGTCACTCTGGCGGACAGGCGTACTCAACCTCCGCGTACCCACCGAATTCGGCGGTCCCGGCGGGAAGGCTCGCGATGTCCTTTCGGCCGTGATCCAGATCGGCCGCGGCAGCTCAAACGTCGCACAGGCCCTTCGATCACACTTCGGCTTCTCCGAGCGGCTGCTTAGCAACCGGGCGACGCGGCAGGAAGCCGAAGAGTGGTTCCCGCGGGTTCATGCGGGTCTCATCGTCGGCAACGCCATCACCGATGCTGCGGGCAAGGCTCCGTCGAGCGCGGACACCAAGGTTCTGCCCGACACCGACGGTGTGCTTCGGCTCAACGGATACAAGTTCTACTCCACCGGCACACTGTTCGCCGACGTTATCGCGGTGTCTGCATTGGATGCGCTCGGCCGCGACGTCCAGGCGATCATCCCTGCCGGCCGGCCGGGCGTCGAATTGTTCGACGACTGGGACGGATTCGGGCAGCGCACGACAGCGAGCGGCGGAACCCGGTTCACCGAAGTCGAAGTGCATCCGCACGAGGTGGTGACGGTATCCGACGGCAACACGCTCGGACACGTGACCGCCTTCCTTCAGCTGTATCTGGCCTCGGTGGCGGTCGGCATCGCATACTCCGTGTTCGACGACGCCGTGCAGTACGTACGTACAAAAGCCCGTCCTGCATCGCACTCGATCGCCGACAGCGCCGCAACCGACCCGTTCGTTCTGGAGGCCGTCGGAGAGATCTCGGCTTCGGCGGCCTCGGCCGAAGCCATCGTGTTGGCGGCAGCCGACGCCATCGATCAACTCGTCGACAGCCGCAGGCAGGGCGATCCCGATGCGGTCGCCGAGGTCGCGGTCACCGTGGCGAGGGCGCAGCTGGTGGCGGAGCGGCTGACGATCTCGGCAGCCGGGCGACTGTTCGACACCGGCGGAGCCTCAGCGACCGCCCGCGCGCTGAACCTCGACCGGCACTGGCGCAATGCCCGCACCATCGCCGGACACAGCCCGCTGGCCTACAAGGCCTATACCGCAGGTGATTACGCCGTCAACGGGACGTGGCCGGCCGCCAACGGCTACTTCTGA
- a CDS encoding sulfate/molybdate ABC transporter ATP-binding protein, translated as MTNAITVRGANKHYGDFAALDNVDFDVPSGSLTALLGPSGSGKSTLLRAIAGLDQPDTGTISINGRDVTGIPPQRRGIGFVFQHYAAFKHLTVRDNVGFGLRIRKRPKSEIKAKVDNLLEVVGLAGFQTRYPNQLSGGQRQRMALARALAVDPQVLLLDEPFGALDAKVREDLRAWLRRLHDEVHVTTVLVTHDQAEALDVADRIAVLNKGRIEQVGSPTAVYDTPANAFVMSFLGAVSSLNGTLVRPHDIRVGRNPDMAIAQTDDSVQATGVLKATIDRIVMLGFETRVELTAAINNTPFTAQITRGDAEALGLKEGDTVYVRATRVPTLPGGTDVPKPDEADEDALSKA; from the coding sequence ATGACCAATGCGATCACGGTGCGGGGCGCGAACAAGCACTACGGCGACTTCGCCGCGCTCGACAACGTCGACTTCGATGTGCCGTCGGGCTCGCTCACCGCGCTGCTCGGACCGAGCGGATCGGGCAAGTCGACACTGCTGCGTGCCATCGCGGGCCTCGACCAGCCCGACACCGGCACGATCTCCATCAACGGCCGCGATGTCACCGGCATACCGCCGCAGCGGCGGGGGATCGGCTTCGTGTTCCAGCACTATGCGGCCTTCAAGCATCTGACCGTCCGCGACAACGTCGGCTTCGGTCTGCGGATCCGCAAGCGGCCGAAATCCGAGATCAAGGCCAAGGTCGACAACCTTCTGGAAGTGGTCGGCCTCGCCGGCTTCCAGACTCGATACCCCAACCAGCTGTCGGGCGGGCAGCGCCAGCGTATGGCGTTGGCTCGCGCGCTGGCCGTGGACCCGCAGGTGCTGCTGCTCGACGAACCGTTCGGCGCGCTGGATGCGAAGGTGCGCGAGGACCTTCGTGCCTGGCTGCGCAGACTGCACGATGAGGTGCACGTCACCACCGTCCTGGTCACGCATGACCAGGCCGAAGCACTCGATGTGGCCGATCGGATCGCGGTGCTGAACAAGGGCCGTATCGAGCAGGTCGGTTCGCCGACAGCCGTATACGACACACCGGCCAATGCGTTCGTGATGTCGTTCCTCGGTGCGGTGTCGTCGCTGAACGGCACCTTGGTGCGGCCGCACGACATTCGCGTCGGCCGCAATCCTGACATGGCGATCGCGCAGACCGACGATTCGGTTCAGGCGACCGGTGTGCTCAAAGCGACGATCGACCGAATTGTCATGCTTGGCTTCGAAACTCGTGTCGAGTTGACCGCCGCGATCAACAACACCCCGTTCACCGCGCAGATCACCCGCGGTGACGCCGAGGCGCTCGGCCTCAAAGAGGGCGACACGGTGTACGTCCGTGCTACCCGAGTGCCGACGTTGCCCGGCGGCACGGATGTCCCGAAGCCCGACGAGGCCGACGAAGACGCGTTGTCGAAAGCCTGA
- the cysW gene encoding sulfate ABC transporter permease subunit CysW, whose amino-acid sequence MIVSTPVRHLLRYVALGYLLLLLIVPVGLILWRTFTPGFAAFIESVTTPAAISALQLSLLVVAIVVPLNVLFGVPTALVLARNKFRGKSLLQAAIDLPFAVSPVVVGVALILLWGTNGVFGFVQNDLGFNIIFSFPAIVLASIFVTVPFVIREVEPVLHELGTDQEEAAATLGSSWWQTFWRITLPSIRWGLMYGIVLTIARTLGEFGAVTIVAANLPGSSQTLTLLVADRYNRGSEYGAYAISTLLMTVAVLVLVVQVILDARRAKTDN is encoded by the coding sequence ATGATCGTGTCGACTCCTGTGCGTCATCTATTGCGCTACGTCGCCCTCGGCTACCTGCTGTTACTGCTCATCGTTCCGGTCGGCCTGATCCTGTGGCGAACCTTCACGCCGGGATTCGCCGCCTTCATCGAATCGGTGACCACCCCCGCGGCGATCTCGGCGCTGCAGCTGTCGCTCCTCGTTGTCGCGATCGTGGTACCGCTCAACGTGCTGTTCGGCGTGCCGACGGCGTTGGTGCTGGCGCGCAACAAGTTCCGTGGGAAGAGTCTGCTTCAGGCCGCGATCGACCTGCCGTTCGCAGTGTCTCCGGTCGTCGTCGGCGTCGCACTGATCCTGCTGTGGGGAACCAACGGCGTCTTCGGCTTCGTGCAGAACGATCTCGGCTTCAACATCATCTTCAGTTTCCCGGCCATCGTTCTCGCCAGCATCTTCGTCACCGTGCCGTTCGTCATCCGCGAGGTCGAACCGGTGCTGCATGAGCTCGGCACCGATCAGGAGGAAGCAGCCGCCACGCTGGGGTCCAGCTGGTGGCAGACGTTCTGGCGTATCACCCTGCCATCGATCCGGTGGGGCTTGATGTACGGCATCGTGCTGACCATCGCGCGCACGCTGGGGGAGTTCGGCGCGGTGACGATCGTTGCCGCGAACCTGCCCGGCTCCTCGCAGACGCTCACACTTCTGGTCGCCGACCGGTACAACCGGGGCTCCGAGTACGGCGCCTACGCCATTTCGACGTTGTTGATGACCGTCGCGGTGCTCGTGCTGGTGGTTCAGGTAATCCTCGACGCGCGACGCGCGAAAACGGACAATTAG
- the cysT gene encoding sulfate ABC transporter permease subunit CysT encodes MTADVGPASETRGPRPELTGDGEAGASRGFFKSRYGSTSLRVGVATTWLSVIVLLPLAAIVWQSAGGGWDAFWTAVTSNSAIASFRVTLTISIAVAVINLFFGLLIAWVLTRDQFPGKRLVDAIIDLPFALPTIVASLVMLALYGPNSPVGVHIQHTQWGVAVALLFVTLPFVVRSVQPVLLELDREVEEAAASLGANNWTIFTLVILPALLPSLLSGAGLAFSRAIGEYGSVVLIGGAVPGQTEVSSQWIRTLIENDDRTGAAAISIVLLVISFVILFILRSVGSRAAKREELAQ; translated from the coding sequence ATGACAGCTGACGTCGGACCTGCGTCCGAAACGAGGGGACCCCGGCCAGAACTCACCGGCGACGGTGAGGCCGGGGCGTCTCGCGGTTTCTTCAAAAGCCGCTACGGCAGCACGTCGCTGCGTGTCGGGGTGGCGACGACTTGGCTCTCGGTGATCGTGCTGCTGCCTCTCGCCGCGATCGTGTGGCAGTCCGCCGGCGGTGGCTGGGACGCGTTCTGGACGGCGGTAACGTCGAACTCGGCGATCGCGTCGTTCCGCGTGACGCTGACGATCTCGATCGCGGTAGCGGTGATCAACCTGTTCTTCGGCTTGCTGATCGCCTGGGTTCTGACCCGGGATCAGTTCCCCGGCAAGCGACTTGTCGACGCGATCATCGACCTCCCGTTCGCGCTGCCGACGATCGTCGCCAGCCTGGTGATGCTTGCGCTTTACGGGCCGAACAGCCCGGTCGGAGTTCACATTCAACACACGCAGTGGGGCGTTGCCGTCGCACTGCTGTTCGTCACGTTGCCGTTCGTCGTGCGTTCGGTCCAGCCGGTGCTGCTTGAACTCGACCGCGAAGTGGAGGAGGCCGCCGCGTCGCTTGGCGCCAACAACTGGACGATCTTCACGCTCGTCATCCTTCCCGCGCTGCTGCCATCGTTGCTTTCCGGTGCGGGCCTGGCGTTTTCACGTGCCATCGGCGAGTACGGCTCGGTGGTGTTGATAGGCGGTGCCGTCCCGGGTCAGACCGAGGTCTCTTCGCAGTGGATCCGGACGCTGATCGAGAATGACGACCGCACCGGGGCGGCCGCGATATCGATTGTGCTGCTCGTCATCTCGTTCGTCATCCTGTTCATCCTCCGCAGCGTCGGATCGCGGGCGGCCAAGCGGGAGGAGTTGGCGCAATGA
- a CDS encoding sulfate ABC transporter substrate-binding protein — translation MNIRRAWLHAAALATTATVLAACGGGSSDVAGGGDQAGGADTTLTLVAYAVPEPGWSKIIPAFAATEEGKGVAVTTSYGASGDQSRSVVDGKPADIVNFSVEPDIARLVKADKVAKDWNADATKGIPFGSVVSLVVRKGNPKNIRDWDDLLKPGLEVVTPSPLSSGSAKWNLLAPYAAKSNGGQNQQAGIDYITKLVSEHVKTRPGSGREATDVFLQGTGDVLISYENEAINVERQGKPVEHVNPPQTFKIENPVAVVTSSAHQEQANALKNFLYTPEGQKIWAQAGFRPVDPSVVEDFATDFPIPQKLWTIADLGGWSEVDPALFDKDNGTITKIYKQATG, via the coding sequence ATGAACATCCGCAGAGCCTGGCTTCACGCCGCCGCACTAGCCACCACCGCGACGGTTCTCGCGGCCTGCGGCGGCGGATCCAGTGACGTCGCGGGCGGAGGTGATCAAGCAGGAGGCGCCGACACCACGCTGACCCTGGTCGCCTACGCGGTGCCCGAACCCGGCTGGAGCAAGATCATTCCGGCGTTCGCCGCCACCGAAGAGGGCAAAGGTGTCGCCGTGACGACGTCCTACGGCGCATCCGGTGATCAGTCACGCTCGGTCGTCGACGGTAAGCCCGCCGACATCGTCAACTTCTCCGTCGAACCCGACATCGCCCGTCTGGTCAAGGCCGACAAGGTGGCCAAGGACTGGAACGCAGACGCCACCAAGGGCATCCCGTTCGGCTCCGTGGTTTCGCTGGTCGTCCGCAAGGGCAACCCGAAGAACATCAGGGACTGGGATGACCTTCTCAAGCCCGGGCTCGAGGTAGTCACGCCCAGTCCGCTGAGTTCCGGTTCGGCCAAGTGGAATCTGCTGGCGCCGTACGCAGCCAAAAGCAACGGTGGGCAGAACCAGCAGGCCGGCATCGACTACATCACCAAGCTGGTCTCCGAGCACGTCAAGACGAGGCCGGGGTCCGGTCGCGAAGCCACCGACGTGTTCCTTCAGGGCACCGGTGACGTGCTGATCAGCTATGAGAACGAGGCGATCAACGTCGAGCGGCAGGGCAAGCCGGTCGAGCACGTCAACCCACCGCAGACTTTCAAGATCGAGAACCCGGTTGCGGTCGTCACCTCCAGCGCGCATCAGGAACAGGCCAATGCGTTGAAGAACTTCCTTTATACCCCCGAGGGTCAGAAGATCTGGGCGCAGGCCGGTTTCCGGCCGGTCGACCCGTCGGTCGTCGAGGACTTCGCCACCGACTTCCCGATTCCGCAGAAGCTGTGGACGATCGCCGACCTAGGTGGATGGAGTGAGGTCGATCCCGCGTTGTTCGACAAGGACAACGGCACCATCACCAAGATCTACAAGCAGGCCACTGGATGA
- a CDS encoding Ms4533A family Cys-rich leader peptide → MQAATGNKGGHILALIAVGFTAVADVCCCR, encoded by the coding sequence ATGCAGGCAGCGACTGGCAACAAGGGTGGCCACATCTTGGCCCTCATTGCCGTGGGTTTCACCGCTGTCGCTGATGTGTGTTGTTGTCGCTGA
- a CDS encoding glycoside hydrolase family 15 protein — MVLQHEAASEAPGPPPLTVTAPVPYAPSAALRNPFPPIADYAFLSDCENTCLISSAGAVEWLCVPRPDSPSVFGAILDRGAGHFRLGPYGVSVPAARRYLPGSLILETTWQTHTGWIIVRDALVMGPWHDIDSRSRTHRRTPMDWDAEHILLRTVRCVSGTVELVLNCEPSFDYHRNNATWEYSAQAYGEAIARAVKTPDSHPTLRITTNLRIGLEGREARARTRMKEGDNVFVALSWSKHPSPQTYDEAADKMWQTSECWRQWINVGDFPDHPWRSYLQRSALTLKGLTYSPTGALLAAPTTSLPETPQGERNWDYRYAWVRDSTFALWGLYTLGLDREADDFFAFIADVSGANNGERHPLQVMYAVGGERSLVEEELNHLSGYDNARPVRIGNGAYNQMQHDIWGTMLDSVYLHTKSREQIPESLWPVLKQQVEEAIKHWREPDRGIWEVRGEPQHFTSSKIMCWVALDRGSKLAEIEGERSYAQQWRAIAEEIKADILANGVDSRGVLTQRYGDDALDASLLLAVLTRFLPPDDPRIRATVIAIADELTEEGLVLRYRVEETDDGLSGEEGTFTICSFWLVSALVEIGEIHRAKHLCERLLSFASPLHLYAEEIEPRTGRHLGNFPQAFTHLALINAVVHVIRAEEESDSSGGFQPANAPM, encoded by the coding sequence ATGGTTCTGCAACATGAAGCGGCCAGTGAGGCCCCGGGCCCTCCGCCGTTGACCGTGACGGCACCGGTGCCCTACGCGCCGAGCGCTGCCCTGCGGAACCCGTTCCCGCCGATCGCCGACTATGCGTTTCTCTCCGACTGCGAGAACACGTGCTTGATCTCGTCTGCCGGCGCCGTCGAGTGGCTGTGCGTGCCGAGGCCGGACTCGCCCAGCGTGTTCGGCGCGATCCTGGACCGCGGCGCGGGACACTTCCGGCTCGGCCCGTACGGCGTCTCGGTGCCCGCGGCACGCCGCTATCTACCGGGCAGCCTGATCCTGGAGACGACGTGGCAGACCCACACCGGCTGGATCATCGTGCGCGATGCGTTGGTGATGGGCCCGTGGCACGACATCGACTCGCGTTCGCGCACACATCGCCGCACGCCGATGGACTGGGACGCCGAGCACATCCTGCTGCGCACCGTGCGGTGTGTCAGCGGCACCGTCGAACTGGTCTTGAACTGCGAGCCGTCGTTCGACTACCACCGGAACAACGCCACATGGGAGTACTCGGCGCAGGCGTATGGCGAGGCGATCGCGCGTGCGGTGAAGACTCCTGATTCGCACCCGACACTGCGGATCACCACGAACCTGCGCATCGGTCTTGAAGGGCGCGAGGCGCGGGCCCGCACTCGCATGAAGGAGGGCGACAACGTCTTCGTCGCGTTGAGCTGGTCGAAGCACCCCTCGCCGCAGACGTATGACGAAGCCGCCGACAAGATGTGGCAGACGAGTGAGTGTTGGCGGCAGTGGATAAACGTCGGCGACTTCCCCGACCATCCGTGGCGGTCCTACCTTCAGCGCAGCGCCCTGACGCTGAAGGGCCTGACGTACTCCCCGACCGGTGCGCTGCTTGCCGCACCGACGACTTCCCTACCGGAAACGCCTCAGGGCGAACGCAACTGGGACTACCGCTATGCGTGGGTGCGCGACTCGACGTTCGCGCTGTGGGGGCTCTACACGCTCGGGCTCGACCGCGAGGCCGACGACTTCTTCGCGTTCATCGCCGACGTGTCCGGCGCGAACAACGGTGAGCGGCACCCGCTTCAGGTGATGTACGCCGTCGGCGGCGAACGCAGCCTCGTCGAGGAGGAGCTCAACCACCTGTCCGGCTACGACAACGCGCGGCCGGTGCGGATCGGCAACGGCGCCTACAACCAGATGCAGCACGACATCTGGGGCACGATGCTGGATTCGGTGTACCTGCATACTAAGTCGCGCGAGCAGATTCCGGAGTCACTGTGGCCGGTGCTCAAGCAACAGGTCGAAGAGGCCATCAAGCACTGGCGCGAACCCGACCGCGGCATCTGGGAGGTCCGCGGCGAGCCGCAGCACTTCACGTCCAGCAAGATCATGTGCTGGGTGGCGCTCGATCGAGGTTCCAAGCTCGCGGAGATCGAGGGCGAGCGGTCGTATGCGCAGCAGTGGCGCGCGATCGCCGAGGAGATAAAGGCCGACATCCTGGCCAACGGCGTCGACTCCCGCGGAGTGCTCACCCAGCGCTACGGCGACGACGCGCTCGACGCCTCCCTGCTGCTGGCGGTGCTCACCCGGTTCCTTCCGCCCGACGATCCGCGGATCCGCGCCACCGTGATCGCGATCGCCGACGAGCTGACCGAAGAGGGCCTGGTGTTGCGCTACCGGGTCGAGGAAACCGACGACGGATTGTCAGGCGAGGAGGGCACTTTCACGATCTGCTCGTTCTGGCTGGTGTCAGCGCTTGTCGAGATCGGCGAGATACACCGCGCCAAGCACCTGTGCGAGCGGCTGCTGTCGTTCGCCAGCCCGCTGCATCTGTACGCCGAGGAGATCGAGCCGCGCACCGGACGCCATCTAGGCAACTTCCCGCAGGCGTTCACCCACCTCGCGCTGATCAACGCGGTGGTGCACGTCATCCGCGCCGAGGAAGAGTCGGACAGCTCCGGTGGTTTCCAGCCGGCCAACGCGCCGATGTAG
- a CDS encoding type II toxin-antitoxin system PemK/MazF family toxin, which yields MASQWKTFQRIAETLVFNGAPKIIRQLQRPETLPRGIQQGIKAGVDALLGTDVEARPAITAGRPITKSGVPTAYRARKLVYAPDLDGRADPGEVVWTWVVYEDDPSQGKDRPVLVVGRDRATLLGLMLSSQERHQDDRDWVGIGSGPWDYENRPSWVRLDRVLDVPEEGIRREGAVLERATFEIVAARLRRDYSWG from the coding sequence ATGGCTTCGCAATGGAAGACCTTCCAGCGCATCGCCGAGACCTTGGTGTTCAACGGGGCGCCCAAGATCATCCGGCAGCTGCAGCGACCCGAAACCCTGCCCCGCGGGATTCAGCAGGGCATCAAGGCCGGTGTCGACGCCCTGCTGGGCACAGACGTCGAGGCCAGGCCCGCGATCACGGCGGGCCGTCCGATCACGAAGAGCGGCGTTCCGACCGCGTATCGCGCCCGCAAGCTCGTCTACGCGCCCGACCTCGACGGTCGAGCCGACCCGGGCGAAGTGGTGTGGACGTGGGTGGTCTACGAGGATGACCCGTCGCAGGGCAAGGACCGCCCGGTGCTGGTGGTCGGCCGCGACCGCGCCACTCTGCTCGGCCTGATGCTGTCGAGCCAGGAACGCCACCAGGACGACCGGGACTGGGTCGGCATCGGTTCGGGGCCCTGGGACTACGAGAACCGGCCGAGCTGGGTGCGGCTGGACAGGGTGCTCGACGTGCCCGAGGAAGGCATCCGTCGCGAAGGCGCGGTACTGGAGCGCGCGACGTTCGAGATCGTCGCGGCCAGGCTGCGCCGGGACTACTCATGGGGCTGA